In Brevundimonas subvibrioides, a genomic segment contains:
- the nuoF gene encoding NADH-quinone oxidoreductase subunit NuoF → MVGLLEDKDRIFTNLYGLQDWGLEGAKNRGCWNATKDMLDMGRDWLITNVKNSGLRGRGGAGFSTGLKWSFMPKEVKDRPHYLVVNADESEPGTCKDREIMRHDPHLLIEGCLIASFAMQAHACYIYLRGEYVLERERMEAAVKQAYEAKLIGKNNVHGWDFDLYIHHGAGAYICGEETALLESLEGKKGQPRLKPPFPAGAGLYGCPTTVNNVESIAVVGTILRRGAQWFAGFGRPNNTGTKLMSISGHVNRPCNVEEAMSIPLRQLIEDHCGGVRGGWDNLKAIIPGGVSVPLITREMSEVALMDFDSLREMKSGLGTAAVVVMDNSTDLVKAIARISYFYKHESCGQCTPCREGTGWMWRVLERMAVGEADPGEIDMLLEVSTQIEGHTICALGDAAAWPVQGLIRHFRHEIEDRISQYRTRRANFAGHAIAAE, encoded by the coding sequence ATGGTCGGTCTGCTGGAAGACAAGGATCGCATCTTCACCAACCTGTACGGGCTCCAGGACTGGGGTCTGGAAGGTGCGAAGAACCGCGGCTGCTGGAACGCGACCAAGGACATGCTGGACATGGGCCGCGACTGGCTCATCACCAACGTCAAGAACTCGGGCCTGCGCGGACGCGGCGGCGCCGGGTTTTCGACCGGCCTGAAGTGGTCCTTCATGCCCAAGGAGGTGAAGGACCGGCCGCACTACCTCGTGGTCAACGCCGACGAGTCCGAGCCCGGCACCTGCAAGGACCGGGAGATCATGCGCCATGATCCCCACCTGCTGATCGAAGGCTGCCTGATCGCCTCCTTCGCGATGCAGGCCCACGCCTGCTACATCTATCTGCGCGGCGAATATGTGCTGGAACGCGAGCGCATGGAGGCGGCGGTCAAGCAGGCCTATGAGGCGAAGCTGATCGGCAAGAACAACGTCCACGGCTGGGACTTCGACCTCTATATCCACCACGGTGCCGGGGCCTATATCTGCGGCGAGGAGACGGCCCTGCTGGAAAGCCTGGAGGGCAAGAAGGGCCAGCCGCGCCTGAAGCCGCCGTTCCCGGCCGGCGCGGGCCTGTACGGCTGCCCGACCACGGTGAACAACGTCGAATCCATCGCCGTCGTCGGCACGATCCTGCGTCGTGGGGCCCAGTGGTTCGCCGGTTTCGGCCGTCCGAACAACACCGGCACCAAGCTGATGAGCATCAGCGGTCACGTGAACCGGCCGTGCAATGTCGAAGAGGCCATGTCGATCCCGCTGCGTCAGCTGATCGAGGATCACTGCGGCGGGGTGCGCGGCGGCTGGGACAATCTGAAGGCCATCATTCCCGGCGGGGTCTCGGTGCCGCTGATCACGCGCGAGATGAGCGAAGTCGCCCTGATGGACTTCGACTCCCTGCGCGAGATGAAGTCGGGTCTGGGCACGGCCGCCGTGGTCGTGATGGACAACTCCACCGACCTGGTGAAGGCGATCGCCCGCATCAGCTATTTCTACAAACACGAGAGCTGCGGCCAGTGCACGCCGTGCCGTGAGGGCACCGGCTGGATGTGGCGCGTGCTGGAGCGCATGGCCGTGGGCGAGGCCGATCCGGGCGAGATCGATATGCTCTTGGAAGTCTCGACCCAGATCGAGGGCCACACCATCTGCGCGCTCGGCGACGCCGCCGCCTGGCCGGTCCAGGGGCTGATCCGCCACTTCCGCCACGAGATCGAGGACCGCATCTCGCAATACCGCACCCGCCGCGCGAACTTCGCCGGCCATGCGATCGCGGCGGAGTAG
- the nuoG gene encoding NADH-quinone oxidoreductase subunit NuoG, giving the protein MPVAKVNGVEVEFEPGMTVLQVAERAGHEIPRFCYHERLSIAGNCRMCLVEVKPGPPKPQASCALPAAENQEIFTDTPMVKKAREGVMEFLLINHPLDCPICDQGGECDLQDQAMGYGRDGSRYAENKRAVEEKNMGPTIKTFMTRCIQCTRCVRFVSEVAGVPDIGMISRGEDAEITTYLEQAVASELSGNVNDLCPVGALTHRPWQFHYRPWELKKTETIDVMDALGSNISAQSKGAEIMRILPRVHEGINEEWLSDKSRYVVDGLQARRLDRPYVRENGKLRVASWDEALNAVASKLKSAPSDRIGVIAGDLQDAESMKAALDLFRALGSANTDCRQDGSALGYGPREGWLFNTGLQGLEGADSILLVGVNPRTEGPLLNQRIRKSWLAGKTRVSVIGDAIDLTYDYDLIGRGTKTLSKLPKAAADALSNAERPAIVMGSGALSGPNGPAVLNALGALAGSLGVVKDGWNGFNVLHHAAARVGGLDMSFVPAPGGLSAHEMVQPGALDVLFLLGADEIETGPSNAFKVYLGSHGDRGAHTAGVILPGAAWTEKSGLYVNTEGRVQMAERAVFPKGEAKEDWAILRALSERVGHTLPYDTLDQLRTRLMTDHPTFGRIDYLAPAASFDVASLGTRGELGDVALTSAVTDPYLNNPIARASATMAELSALRMAPALLAAE; this is encoded by the coding sequence ATGCCCGTCGCTAAAGTCAACGGCGTCGAAGTCGAGTTCGAGCCCGGCATGACCGTGCTCCAGGTCGCCGAGCGCGCCGGGCACGAGATCCCGCGCTTCTGCTATCACGAGCGGCTGTCGATCGCCGGCAATTGCCGCATGTGCCTGGTCGAGGTGAAGCCCGGACCGCCCAAGCCGCAAGCCAGCTGCGCCCTGCCGGCGGCCGAGAACCAGGAGATCTTCACCGACACGCCGATGGTGAAGAAGGCCCGCGAAGGGGTGATGGAGTTCCTGCTCATCAACCACCCGCTGGATTGCCCGATCTGCGACCAGGGCGGCGAGTGCGACCTGCAGGACCAGGCCATGGGCTATGGCCGCGACGGCTCGCGCTATGCCGAGAACAAGCGCGCGGTCGAAGAAAAGAACATGGGTCCGACGATCAAGACCTTCATGACGCGGTGCATCCAGTGCACCCGCTGCGTGCGGTTCGTGTCGGAAGTGGCGGGCGTGCCGGACATCGGCATGATCAGCCGCGGCGAGGATGCCGAGATCACCACCTATCTGGAACAGGCCGTGGCGTCCGAGCTGTCGGGCAACGTCAACGACCTGTGCCCCGTGGGAGCCCTGACGCACCGGCCGTGGCAGTTCCACTATCGCCCGTGGGAACTGAAGAAGACCGAGACCATCGACGTCATGGACGCCCTGGGCTCCAACATCTCGGCCCAGTCCAAGGGTGCCGAGATCATGCGCATCCTGCCGCGCGTGCACGAGGGCATCAACGAGGAGTGGCTGTCGGACAAGAGCCGCTATGTCGTCGACGGCCTGCAGGCGCGCCGCTTGGACCGGCCCTATGTGCGCGAGAACGGCAAGCTGCGCGTCGCCTCGTGGGACGAGGCCCTGAACGCGGTCGCCTCGAAGCTGAAGTCAGCCCCGTCAGACCGGATCGGCGTCATCGCCGGGGATCTGCAGGACGCCGAATCGATGAAGGCGGCGCTGGACCTGTTCCGTGCGCTGGGCTCGGCCAACACCGACTGCCGTCAGGACGGATCGGCCCTGGGATATGGCCCGCGCGAAGGCTGGCTGTTCAACACGGGCCTGCAAGGACTGGAAGGGGCGGACTCGATCCTTCTGGTCGGCGTCAATCCGCGCACCGAAGGCCCCTTGCTGAACCAGCGCATCCGCAAGTCCTGGCTGGCCGGCAAGACCCGCGTCAGCGTCATCGGCGACGCCATCGACCTGACCTATGACTATGACCTGATCGGTCGCGGGACGAAGACCCTGTCGAAACTGCCGAAGGCGGCTGCCGACGCCCTGTCGAACGCCGAACGCCCCGCCATCGTGATGGGTTCGGGGGCCCTGTCGGGCCCCAACGGCCCGGCCGTGCTCAACGCCCTCGGCGCACTCGCCGGCTCGCTGGGCGTCGTCAAGGATGGCTGGAACGGCTTCAACGTGCTGCATCATGCCGCCGCCCGCGTCGGCGGGCTGGACATGAGCTTCGTCCCGGCCCCGGGCGGCCTCTCGGCCCATGAGATGGTCCAGCCGGGTGCGCTCGATGTGCTGTTCCTGCTGGGGGCGGACGAGATCGAGACCGGCCCGTCGAACGCCTTCAAGGTCTATCTGGGCAGCCACGGCGACCGTGGCGCGCACACCGCCGGCGTCATCCTGCCGGGTGCCGCCTGGACCGAAAAGTCGGGCCTTTATGTCAACACCGAGGGCCGGGTGCAGATGGCCGAACGCGCCGTCTTCCCCAAGGGCGAGGCCAAGGAAGACTGGGCCATCCTGCGCGCCCTGTCCGAGCGCGTGGGTCACACCCTGCCATACGACACCCTTGACCAGCTGCGTACCCGGCTGATGACCGATCATCCGACGTTCGGACGTATCGACTATCTGGCTCCGGCCGCGTCGTTCGACGTGGCGAGCCTGGGGACCAGGGGCGAGCTGGGCGACGTGGCGCTCACCTCGGCCGTGACCGACCCCTATCTGAACAACCCGATCGCGCGCGCCAGCGCGACCATGGCCGAGCTCAGCGCCCTGCGCATGGCTCCGGCCCTGCTGGCGGCGGAGTAG
- the nuoH gene encoding NADH-quinone oxidoreductase subunit NuoH, translating to MTENFWTGPVGWTLITAGGILIVTVGILLSLAFLLLADRKIWAAVMMRKGPNVVGPFGLLQSFADFLKFVLKEIVVPAGADKAVFLLAPLISFVLAFVAWAAIPFAPGWVVSDLNVGILYIFAISSLGVYGIIMGGWASNSKYPFLGSLRSAAQMVSYEVSIGLIIINVILLAGTMNLSSIVTAQEGWIWNWFAFGGGADTWPLVVVMIPVTMMFFISALAETNRPPFDLPEAESELVAGYQVEYSSTPYLLFMIGEYANIVFMCAMISLLFFGGWNPGFPIDFTADWPPFLVNFLLFLVLATKIVFWFFMFAMVKTFVPRYRYDQLMRLGWKIFLPTSLVAVVIVSAWRVFMVEA from the coding sequence ATGACCGAGAACTTCTGGACCGGACCGGTCGGCTGGACCCTGATCACCGCCGGCGGCATCCTGATCGTGACGGTCGGCATCCTGCTGTCGCTGGCCTTCCTGCTGCTGGCGGATCGCAAGATCTGGGCGGCGGTGATGATGCGGAAAGGCCCCAACGTCGTGGGCCCGTTCGGCCTGCTGCAATCCTTCGCCGACTTCCTGAAGTTCGTGCTGAAGGAGATCGTCGTCCCGGCCGGGGCCGACAAGGCCGTCTTCCTGCTGGCACCGCTGATCAGCTTCGTGCTGGCCTTCGTGGCCTGGGCGGCCATTCCATTCGCGCCGGGCTGGGTCGTGTCCGACCTGAACGTCGGCATCCTCTACATCTTCGCCATCAGCTCGCTGGGCGTCTACGGCATCATCATGGGGGGCTGGGCTTCGAACTCGAAGTATCCGTTCCTGGGTTCGCTCCGGTCTGCGGCGCAGATGGTGTCTTATGAGGTGTCGATCGGCCTGATCATCATCAACGTCATCCTGCTGGCCGGGACAATGAATCTGTCGTCGATCGTGACGGCGCAGGAAGGCTGGATCTGGAACTGGTTCGCCTTCGGCGGCGGGGCCGACACCTGGCCTCTGGTGGTGGTGATGATCCCGGTGACGATGATGTTCTTCATCTCGGCCCTGGCGGAAACCAACCGCCCGCCGTTCGACCTGCCCGAGGCGGAGTCCGAACTGGTGGCCGGGTATCAGGTCGAGTATTCCTCCACGCCCTATCTGCTGTTCATGATCGGCGAATACGCCAACATCGTCTTCATGTGCGCCATGATCAGCCTGCTGTTCTTCGGCGGCTGGAACCCGGGCTTTCCGATCGACTTCACCGCCGACTGGCCGCCGTTCCTGGTCAATTTTCTGCTGTTCCTGGTCCTGGCGACCAAGATCGTCTTCTGGTTCTTCATGTTCGCCATGGTGAAGACCTTCGTGCCCCGCTACCGCTACGACCAGCTGATGCGACTGGGCTGGAAGATCTTCCTGCCGACTTCGCTGGTGGCCGTGGTCATCGTGTCGGCCTGGCGCGTCTTCATGGTCGAGGCATGA
- the nuoI gene encoding NADH-quinone oxidoreductase subunit NuoI yields the protein MITRIAQAAKGAMLIDMVGAFGLTLREFFRPKHTINYPFERNPQSPRFRGEHALRRYANGEERCIACKLCEAICPAQAITIESEPRSDGSRRTTRYDIDMVKCIYCGLCQEACPVDAIVEGPNSEFATETREELLYDKARLLDNGDRWERQIARNLELDAPYR from the coding sequence ATGATTACCCGTATCGCCCAGGCCGCGAAGGGCGCGATGCTGATCGACATGGTGGGGGCCTTCGGCCTGACCCTGCGTGAGTTCTTCCGCCCCAAGCACACCATCAACTATCCGTTCGAGCGCAACCCGCAGTCGCCGCGCTTCCGGGGCGAACACGCCCTGCGCCGCTATGCCAATGGCGAGGAACGCTGCATCGCCTGCAAGCTGTGCGAGGCCATCTGCCCGGCCCAGGCGATCACCATCGAATCGGAGCCCCGCAGCGACGGCAGCCGCCGGACGACCCGCTACGACATCGACATGGTCAAATGCATCTATTGCGGCCTGTGCCAGGAGGCCTGCCCGGTGGATGCCATCGTCGAGGGCCCGAACAGCGAGTTTGCCACCGAGACGCGCGAGGAACTGCTCTATGACAAGGCGCGGCTGCTGGATAACGGCGACCGCTGGGAACGCCAGATCGCCAGGAACCTGGAACTCGACGCACCCTATCGGTGA
- a CDS encoding NADH-quinone oxidoreductase subunit J produces the protein MLQGIAFYLLSTVAVVSGLLVVTARNPVHSVLWLILTFFSSAGLFVLLGAEFLAMLLVVVYVGAVAVLFLFVVMMLDVDFVRLREGYATYLPLAAIVAGILLAEMVMISIVVVQGGAASDAVAPAVATADASNVETIGRVLYTDYIYFFQAAGIVLLIAMIGAIVLTLRKKPSVRRQDPGVQTNRDRRTSVQIKGVVTGAGVTGEELR, from the coding sequence ATGCTGCAAGGCATAGCCTTCTATCTGCTCTCGACGGTGGCGGTCGTGTCCGGCCTTCTGGTCGTGACCGCGCGCAACCCCGTGCACAGCGTCCTGTGGCTGATCCTGACCTTCTTCTCGTCGGCCGGACTGTTCGTTCTGCTGGGGGCGGAGTTCTTGGCCATGCTTCTGGTCGTCGTCTACGTCGGGGCGGTGGCGGTCCTGTTTCTGTTCGTCGTCATGATGCTGGATGTCGACTTCGTGCGGCTGCGCGAGGGGTATGCGACCTATCTGCCTTTGGCGGCGATCGTGGCGGGCATACTGCTGGCCGAGATGGTCATGATCTCGATCGTGGTGGTGCAGGGCGGGGCGGCGTCGGACGCCGTGGCACCCGCCGTCGCCACCGCCGATGCCTCGAACGTCGAGACGATCGGGCGGGTGCTCTATACCGACTATATCTACTTCTTCCAGGCGGCCGGCATCGTGCTGCTGATCGCCATGATCGGGGCCATCGTCCTGACCCTGCGCAAGAAGCCGTCGGTCCGCCGTCAGGATCCGGGGGTCCAGACCAACCGCGACCGCAGGACCTCGGTCCAGATCAAGGGCGTCGTCACCGGGGCGGGCGTTACCGGCGAGGAGCTGCGCTGA
- the nuoK gene encoding NADH-quinone oxidoreductase subunit NuoK: MDVGLQHYLAVAAMLFTIGVFGIFVNRKNIIIILMSVELILLAVNINFVAFSAYLNDVQGQIMAMFVLTVAAAEAAVGLAILVTFFRNRGDIAVDDANVMKG, encoded by the coding sequence ATGGACGTCGGTCTGCAACACTATCTGGCGGTCGCCGCCATGCTGTTCACCATCGGTGTCTTCGGCATTTTCGTGAATCGGAAGAACATCATCATCATCCTGATGTCGGTCGAGCTGATCCTGCTGGCGGTGAACATCAACTTCGTCGCCTTCTCCGCCTATCTGAACGACGTCCAGGGGCAGATCATGGCCATGTTCGTCCTGACCGTGGCCGCAGCCGAAGCCGCCGTGGGCCTGGCGATCCTGGTGACCTTCTTCCGCAACCGCGGCGACATCGCGGTTGACGACGCCAATGTGATGAAGGGCTGA
- the nuoL gene encoding NADH-quinone oxidoreductase subunit L, which produces MTLELLVTLGVFAPLLGAAIAGFFGRRIGDIPSQAIATGLLFFSCAVAWTVFSQWTWGHLEPFTVTIAPFINVGDFQSAWSIRIDALSAVMLVVVTSVSSLVHLYSWGYMAEDDSRPRFFAYLSLFTFAMLALVTAADFMQLFFGWEGVGLASYLLIGFWYKKPTASAAAIKAFVVNRVGDFGFALGIITVFWMFGTVQFAELFPMIASKQGQGWAFLGHTWSALDLAGVLLFVGAMGKSAQFFLHTWLPDAMEGPTPVSALIHAATMVTAGVYMVCLLSPIYEYAPTASLLIAITGAVTALFAATVGLMQNDIKRVIAYSTCSQLGYMFFAAGVGVYESAMFHLFTHAFFKALLFLGAGSVIHGMHHEQDMRKMGGLWKLLPVTYAVMMIGTIAITGLGIPGIGGFAGFYSKDSILESAWAAATSGHSAAGYFAFFVGIFAAGLTSYYSWRLIFMTFHNKPQWTEEAIAAHAHDRSDDHASHARIETHAEPIEDGDHGAHGHDDHGHHGPLKPHESPWVMLVPLIVLAIGAVAAGFVFAPDFIGHHETEFWRGAIFNGPDNHVLHESHEVPLWVKWSPLVVTLLGAAIAAFYYVLHEGMAKRMAAREGPLWTFLYNKWFFDEIYGFVFVKGARALGDFFWKVCDVRIIDGLGPNGAAWASLKSAARLAKLQTGYVYHYAFVMLLGVAGLLAFAIYTWGA; this is translated from the coding sequence GTGACTCTCGAACTGCTCGTCACGCTCGGCGTCTTCGCCCCGCTGCTCGGTGCCGCTATCGCCGGCTTCTTCGGCCGCCGCATCGGCGATATCCCGTCGCAAGCCATCGCGACCGGCCTGCTGTTCTTCTCGTGCGCCGTCGCCTGGACGGTGTTCAGCCAGTGGACCTGGGGTCATCTCGAACCGTTCACGGTCACGATCGCGCCCTTCATCAACGTCGGCGATTTCCAGTCGGCCTGGTCGATCCGCATCGATGCCCTGTCGGCGGTGATGCTGGTCGTGGTGACCAGCGTGTCCTCGCTCGTGCACCTGTATTCCTGGGGCTATATGGCCGAGGACGACAGCCGTCCGCGCTTCTTCGCCTATCTGTCCCTGTTCACCTTCGCCATGCTGGCGCTGGTGACCGCCGCCGACTTCATGCAGCTGTTCTTCGGCTGGGAAGGGGTGGGGCTGGCGTCCTATCTGCTGATCGGCTTCTGGTACAAGAAGCCCACCGCCAGCGCCGCCGCCATCAAGGCCTTCGTGGTCAACCGCGTCGGCGACTTCGGCTTCGCGCTGGGCATCATCACTGTCTTCTGGATGTTCGGGACGGTCCAGTTCGCCGAGCTGTTCCCGATGATCGCCTCGAAACAGGGGCAGGGCTGGGCGTTCCTGGGTCACACCTGGTCGGCGCTCGATCTGGCGGGCGTGCTGCTGTTCGTCGGGGCCATGGGCAAGTCGGCGCAGTTCTTCCTGCACACCTGGCTGCCCGATGCGATGGAGGGTCCGACGCCGGTGTCCGCCCTGATCCACGCCGCGACCATGGTCACGGCTGGTGTGTACATGGTCTGCCTGCTCAGCCCGATCTACGAATACGCGCCCACGGCGTCGCTGCTGATCGCCATCACCGGCGCGGTCACGGCCCTGTTCGCCGCGACGGTCGGTCTGATGCAGAACGACATCAAGCGGGTCATCGCCTATTCGACCTGTTCGCAGCTGGGCTACATGTTCTTTGCGGCGGGCGTTGGCGTCTATGAATCCGCCATGTTCCACCTGTTTACGCACGCCTTTTTCAAGGCCCTGCTGTTCCTGGGGGCCGGATCGGTGATCCACGGGATGCACCACGAGCAGGACATGCGGAAGATGGGCGGGCTGTGGAAACTGCTGCCCGTCACCTATGCGGTGATGATGATCGGCACGATCGCCATCACCGGTCTGGGCATCCCCGGGATCGGCGGTTTCGCCGGCTTCTATTCGAAGGATTCGATCCTCGAGAGCGCCTGGGCGGCGGCCACGAGCGGCCATTCGGCAGCGGGCTATTTCGCCTTCTTCGTCGGCATCTTCGCGGCGGGTCTGACCAGCTACTATTCGTGGCGGCTGATCTTCATGACCTTCCACAACAAGCCGCAGTGGACGGAAGAGGCGATCGCCGCGCATGCGCACGACCGCTCTGACGATCACGCCTCGCACGCCCGGATCGAGACCCATGCCGAGCCGATCGAGGATGGAGATCATGGCGCGCACGGGCATGACGATCATGGCCATCATGGCCCATTGAAGCCGCACGAGAGCCCGTGGGTCATGCTGGTGCCGTTGATCGTTCTGGCGATCGGCGCGGTCGCGGCCGGCTTCGTCTTCGCGCCCGACTTCATCGGTCATCACGAGACCGAGTTCTGGCGCGGCGCGATCTTCAACGGTCCTGACAACCACGTCCTGCACGAGAGCCACGAAGTTCCGCTGTGGGTGAAGTGGTCGCCGCTGGTCGTGACCCTGCTGGGGGCCGCCATCGCCGCCTTCTACTACGTCCTGCACGAGGGGATGGCGAAGCGGATGGCCGCAAGGGAGGGACCGCTGTGGACCTTCCTGTACAACAAGTGGTTCTTCGACGAGATTTACGGGTTCGTCTTCGTCAAGGGGGCGAGGGCGCTGGGCGACTTCTTCTGGAAGGTCTGCGATGTCCGGATCATCGACGGTCTGGGCCCCAACGGTGCCGCCTGGGCGTCGCTGAAATCGGCCGCGCGGCTGGCGAAACTCCAGACCGGCTACGTCTACCACTATGCGTTCGTGATGCTGCTCGGCGTGGCCGGTCTGCTCGCCTTCGCCATCTACACCTGGGGTGCCTGA
- a CDS encoding NADH-quinone oxidoreductase subunit M: MGAIPNILSVVTFLPLVGALLILIGRFAAPSGQDGIARWVALGTTLVTLAVTAVLVLQFDSANPAYQFVENYAWFAGAGYHLGVDGISILFVLLTAFLMPICILASWKSIETRVVDYMIAFLVLETLVIGVFTSLDLFLFYIFFEGTLVPMFIIIGVWGGANRIYAAYKFFLYTLLGSVLMLLAMLWMANKAGTTSIPELKTFAFSPQAQSVLWLAFFASFAVKMPMWPVHTWLPDAHVQAPTAGSVILAGILLKLGGYGFILFNVPMFPDASVLYRPLVFTLSVIAIAYTSLVAFRQTDIKKLIAYSSVAHMGFVTMGIFAGNAQGMQGAIFQMLSHGLISGALFLCVGVVYDRMHTREIAFYGGLTNRMPWYAAIFLMFTMANVGLPGTSGFIGEMLTMTGVYQASTWAAFVAATGVILSAVYALTLYRNVMFGEITNPALATIKDIDLRELVIFVPLIVGTIWLGVQPDLVLNYTAASVDAVVNGWQLATGG; encoded by the coding sequence ATGGGTGCGATCCCCAATATCCTGAGCGTGGTCACCTTCCTGCCGCTGGTCGGGGCGCTGCTGATCCTGATCGGCCGCTTTGCCGCGCCGTCGGGCCAGGATGGAATCGCCCGCTGGGTGGCGCTGGGCACCACGCTGGTGACCCTGGCCGTGACGGCGGTGCTGGTGCTTCAGTTCGACAGCGCCAACCCGGCCTATCAGTTCGTCGAGAACTACGCCTGGTTCGCCGGGGCCGGATATCACCTCGGCGTGGACGGAATCTCGATCCTGTTTGTCCTGCTGACGGCCTTCCTGATGCCGATCTGCATCCTGGCCAGCTGGAAGTCGATCGAGACCCGCGTTGTCGACTATATGATCGCCTTCCTGGTGCTGGAGACCCTGGTCATCGGGGTGTTCACCTCGCTGGACCTGTTCCTGTTCTACATCTTCTTCGAGGGCACCCTGGTGCCGATGTTCATCATCATCGGGGTCTGGGGCGGGGCGAACCGGATCTATGCCGCCTACAAATTCTTCCTCTACACCCTGCTGGGGTCCGTGCTGATGCTGCTGGCCATGCTGTGGATGGCCAACAAGGCGGGCACCACCAGCATTCCGGAGCTGAAGACCTTCGCCTTCAGCCCGCAGGCCCAGTCCGTGCTGTGGCTGGCCTTCTTCGCCTCGTTCGCGGTGAAGATGCCGATGTGGCCCGTCCACACCTGGCTGCCCGACGCCCACGTCCAGGCGCCGACGGCGGGATCCGTCATTCTGGCCGGCATCCTGCTGAAGCTCGGCGGTTACGGCTTCATCCTGTTCAATGTGCCGATGTTCCCGGATGCCTCGGTCCTGTACCGGCCCCTGGTCTTCACCCTGTCGGTGATCGCCATCGCCTACACGTCCCTGGTCGCCTTCCGTCAGACCGACATCAAGAAGCTGATCGCCTATTCCTCGGTGGCGCACATGGGCTTCGTGACCATGGGCATCTTCGCCGGCAACGCCCAGGGGATGCAGGGTGCCATCTTCCAGATGCTGAGCCACGGCCTGATCTCGGGCGCGCTCTTCCTCTGCGTCGGTGTCGTCTATGACCGGATGCATACGCGCGAGATCGCCTTCTATGGCGGCCTGACCAACCGGATGCCGTGGTACGCGGCCATCTTCCTGATGTTCACCATGGCCAACGTCGGCCTGCCGGGGACGTCGGGCTTCATCGGCGAGATGCTGACGATGACCGGCGTCTATCAGGCGTCGACCTGGGCGGCGTTCGTGGCCGCGACCGGCGTGATCCTGTCTGCAGTCTATGCCCTGACCCTGTATCGCAACGTCATGTTCGGCGAGATCACCAACCCGGCCCTGGCCACGATCAAGGATATCGACCTGCGAGAGCTGGTCATTTTCGTCCCCCTGATCGTCGGCACGATCTGGCTGGGCGTGCAGCCGGACCTCGTCCTGAACTACACCGCCGCCTCCGTCGACGCCGTCGTCAACGGCTGGCAGCTCGCGACCGGCGGGTGA